CTCTACTTCCTGAATCAAATCCCAGGCTTTTTCTACCAATTGGTCGGTTAGATATTCTACATAATGTGATCCTCCCCAAGGGTCTACAACTTTGGTGATATCCGTTTCCTCCATAAGGTAGAGTTGGGTATTTCTGGCTATTCGTGCAGAAAAATCCGTGGGCAAGGCTATTGCTTCATCAAAAGAGTTTGTATGAAGGGATTGGGTATGTCCTAATACTGCAGCCATTGCTTCGGTAGTTGTTCTGGCCACATTATTAAAGACATCCTGAGCAGTCAGGGACCAGCCCGAGGTTTGACAATGGGTTCTCAGGGTCAAAGATCTGGAATCTTTGGGATTAAACTGATTGACAATCTTCGCCCATAGAATTCTTCCAGCTCTCATTTTTGCAATTTCCATAAAGTGATTCATTCCAATTGCCCAAAAGAAGGACAATCTGGGTGCAAAATCATCTATATCCAATCCGGCAGCAATTCCTGTTCTCAAATATTCCAGACCATCAGCAAGAGTGTAGGCAAGTTCCAATTCGGCAGTAGCTCCTGCCTCCTGCATATGGTAGCCCGAAATTGAAATGGAATTGAATTTGGGCATATACCTGGAAGTATATTCAAAAATATCTGAAATGATTCTCATGGAAGGTTTGGGCGGGTAGATATAGGTATTTCTTACCATAAATTCCTTTAAGATATCATTTTGTATTGTCCCGCTCAGTTGCTCCTGCTTGACTCCCTGCTCCTCGGCTGCTATTATATAGAATGCCAAAATCGGGATCACTGCCCCATTCATGGTCATGGATACAGACATTTGGTCCAAAGGAATTTCATCAAATAAAATCTTCATATCCAAAACCGAATCGATGGCAACCCCTGCCTTTCCAACATCCCCGACCACCCTGGGGTGATCAGAATCATAACCCCTATGTGTCGCCAAATCAAAAGCTACTGAAAGCCCTTTTTGTCCTGCGGCAAGGTTTCTCCTGTAAAATGCATTGGAATCTTCAGCTGTGGAAAAACCCGCATATTGTCGGATTGTCCATGGCCTAAGGATATACATGGTGCTGTAAGGTCCTCTCAAATAAGGCGGTAAACCGGCCCCAAATCCGACATGTTTGATTCTTCCATACATTTCCTCATCAATAATAGATGGAACTGCTATTTTCTCGGCAGTTTCCCAAACAGTCTCCTCAACAGCTCCTTTTGAAAAGGAACTGTTTTTATTTTTGAGTTTCCTCAGATCAGGCCTCATGATTTTTTAGGTTTTCTACAGACATACTTTCCCTAGTTGGCAACAATTGAAAATTTTCCTTTTCAATAGGCTCCGTTATCTTTTCCCTACTCATTTCATCATTGATCAAGTACTTATTTACTCCGATTTTGATTTTCTCTTTGCTGAGGATTGAATTCATAGATTGGGCCCTTTTTTCTTTTACTTGTTTCTGGATTTCACAACTCTCATAAAGATTCCACCAGCCTCCTTGACTTTCA
This window of the Aquiflexum balticum DSM 16537 genome carries:
- the scpA gene encoding methylmalonyl-CoA mutase, giving the protein MRPDLRKLKNKNSSFSKGAVEETVWETAEKIAVPSIIDEEMYGRIKHVGFGAGLPPYLRGPYSTMYILRPWTIRQYAGFSTAEDSNAFYRRNLAAGQKGLSVAFDLATHRGYDSDHPRVVGDVGKAGVAIDSVLDMKILFDEIPLDQMSVSMTMNGAVIPILAFYIIAAEEQGVKQEQLSGTIQNDILKEFMVRNTYIYPPKPSMRIISDIFEYTSRYMPKFNSISISGYHMQEAGATAELELAYTLADGLEYLRTGIAAGLDIDDFAPRLSFFWAIGMNHFMEIAKMRAGRILWAKIVNQFNPKDSRSLTLRTHCQTSGWSLTAQDVFNNVARTTTEAMAAVLGHTQSLHTNSFDEAIALPTDFSARIARNTQLYLMEETDITKVVDPWGGSHYVEYLTDQLVEKAWDLIQEVEELGGMVKAIEAGIPKMRIEEAAARKQARIDSGKDVIVGVNRYQTDEDSEFDILEVDNNSVRLSQIDKLKQLKADRDHEAVFQALDSITEACRSGKGNLLALSVEAARKRATLGEISDAMEKEFGRHKATVKSISGVYSREAQDDVNFMEAKRLADKFAKLEGRRPRIMVAKMGQDGHDRGAKVIATGFADLGFDVDIGPLFQTPEEVAMQAIENDVHIVGASSLAAGHKTLVPALIAELKKLGREDIMVIAGGVIPPKDYQFLYDSGVAAVFGPGTVLPKAAIEILQKLTGSLT